A region from the Flavobacterium enshiense genome encodes:
- a CDS encoding ABC transporter permease produces MKRLLNIELQKLWKNHASRVLIITYFVLICFISLVASIKFDLGPFKFNAADSGIFNFPYIWHFNTYFVAWLKLFLAVVIVSMIANEYSYGTLKQNLIDGMSKKEFILSKFLTVLLFAGISTVFVFIVTLILGYSFSSYNEIGIVFSDLEYLMAYFIKLVAFFSFCLFLGILIKRSAFALGFLMVWFFIEKVTYGIMGKFVFDDFDRANTIFKFFPLESMSNLIIEPISRLNFIKTVSTQIGVENIKDYNVHFSSIFIALIWTVIFVIMSFKILKKRDL; encoded by the coding sequence ATGAAACGACTTTTAAATATAGAATTACAAAAACTTTGGAAAAACCACGCTAGCCGCGTACTGATCATCACCTATTTTGTACTGATCTGCTTTATTTCATTAGTTGCCTCGATCAAATTCGATTTAGGCCCTTTTAAATTTAATGCAGCCGATAGCGGTATCTTTAATTTCCCTTACATCTGGCATTTCAACACTTATTTTGTGGCGTGGTTAAAACTTTTCTTGGCTGTTGTTATCGTTTCGATGATAGCAAACGAGTACAGCTATGGGACGCTTAAACAAAATCTTATTGACGGAATGAGTAAAAAAGAATTCATTCTGTCAAAATTTCTAACCGTACTTTTATTTGCCGGAATTTCAACAGTGTTTGTCTTTATCGTTACCCTCATCTTAGGTTATTCATTTTCTTCCTATAATGAAATAGGTATTGTTTTTTCGGATCTGGAATACCTGATGGCTTATTTTATCAAGTTGGTTGCTTTTTTCTCTTTCTGTCTATTTCTTGGCATATTAATCAAACGTTCTGCATTTGCGCTTGGTTTTTTAATGGTTTGGTTTTTCATAGAAAAAGTCACCTACGGAATAATGGGCAAATTTGTATTTGATGATTTCGACAGAGCCAATACAATCTTTAAATTTTTCCCTCTTGAATCAATGTCCAATCTGATCATAGAACCCATAAGTAGGTTGAATTTCATTAAAACAGTCAGCACTCAAATTGGAGTGGAAAACATCAAGGATTACAATGTTCATTTCTCCTCCATCTTCATCGCGTTAATTTGGACAGTTATTTTTGTTATTATGTCGTTTAAAATTCTGAAAAAGAGAGACTTGTAG
- a CDS encoding ABC transporter ATP-binding protein, whose amino-acid sequence METILTIDNLNKKFGKIHAVKDVSFEIKKGNVYGILGPNGSGKSTTLGIILNVVNKTSGNYKWFDGKTDTHHALKKVGAIIERPNFYPYMTAEENLKLVCDIKGIHYDKVDEKLEVVGLSDRKDSPFRTFSLGMKQRLAIASALLNDPEILILDEPTNGLDPQGIRQIRDIIKHIASLGTTILLASHLLDEVEKICTHVIVLRKGEVLYSGSVHEIMASEGFFELQSENNNELKALLQRHSAVDKIDEEDGKLYVFLKSPLEAADLNRYLFQNNISLQLLVKRKHSLEEQFLQLTNHQ is encoded by the coding sequence TTGGAAACTATACTGACAATTGACAACCTGAATAAAAAATTCGGAAAAATTCACGCCGTAAAAGATGTTTCATTTGAAATAAAAAAAGGAAATGTCTATGGTATTTTAGGTCCGAACGGAAGTGGAAAATCAACCACATTGGGAATCATCCTTAATGTTGTCAACAAAACTTCGGGAAATTATAAATGGTTTGACGGAAAAACAGACACCCACCACGCCTTAAAAAAAGTGGGGGCTATCATCGAGAGACCGAATTTCTATCCTTATATGACAGCTGAGGAAAATCTGAAATTGGTTTGTGATATCAAAGGTATCCATTATGATAAAGTTGATGAAAAGCTTGAGGTTGTTGGCCTATCGGATCGAAAAGACAGTCCGTTTCGAACTTTTTCTTTAGGGATGAAACAACGTTTGGCTATTGCCTCTGCCTTATTAAATGACCCCGAAATACTCATTCTGGATGAACCTACCAATGGGTTGGATCCGCAGGGAATAAGACAGATTCGAGACATCATTAAGCACATCGCTTCTTTAGGAACCACCATTTTATTGGCTTCCCACCTTCTAGATGAAGTTGAAAAAATATGCACACATGTAATTGTATTAAGAAAAGGAGAAGTTCTGTACTCGGGCTCTGTGCATGAAATAATGGCCAGCGAAGGATTTTTTGAATTGCAATCCGAAAACAATAATGAATTAAAAGCATTGCTTCAACGCCATAGTGCAGTTGACAAAATTGACGAAGAGGACGGAAAATTGTATGTCTTTTTAAAATCACCGCTGGAAGCTGCCGATTTGAACCGATACCTTTTCCAAAACAATATCAGCCTTCAGCTTTTGGTAAAACGAAAACACAGCCTGGAAGAACAGTTTCTGCAGCTAACCAATCATCAATAG